Proteins found in one Strigops habroptila isolate Jane chromosome W, bStrHab1.2.pri, whole genome shotgun sequence genomic segment:
- the LOC115619161 gene encoding zinc finger CCCH domain-containing protein 18-like, with product MDVSDSSKQNPCSPDEEDQQLSNDEVLKESRSDQELDGECGQGSIMGVEEDAARGVSHGEEENHSDEEDRLSEPKSHESDNNKQSGELKSPLPRKGEEEDQTNDLGDEASSVTRELDEHELDYDEEVPEEPSAAAAEEDGEKAAGEDDEEEEKGDDACEDEKKSSSKSDDEKDSQDPLKEKKKDDDDGEIDDGEIDDDDLEEGEVKDPSDRKVRPRPTCRFFMKGHCTWGMNCRFIHPGVNDKGNYSLISKPEPFSPNGAPPIGPHPLMPANPWGGPVVDEILPPPPPDPPTESAWERGLRHAKEVLKKATMRKEQEPDFEEKRFTVTIGEDEREFDKENEFFRDWNYCITRDIRDPA from the exons ATGGATGTTTCCGACAGCTCTAAGCAAAACCCCTGCTCTCCTGATGAAGAGGACCAGCAGCTTTCCAATGATGAAGTCCTGAAGGAGAGTCGTTCAGACCAGGAACTTGATGGAGAGTGTGGGCAAGGCAGCATTATGGGAGTGGAGGAGGATGCAGCCAGGGGAGTGAGTCATGGTGAAGAGGAGAACCACTCAGATGAAGAGGACCGCTTAAGTGAACCTAAGTCTCACGAGTCTGACAACAACAAGCAGAGTGGGGAGCTGAAGAGCCCTCTGCCTCgcaaaggagaggaggaagaccAGACAAATGACCTTGGTGATGAAGCATCCTCTGTCACCCGTGAACTAGATGAGCATGAGTTGGACTATGACGAGGAAGTTCCTGAGGAaccaagtgctgctgctgcagaggaggatgGTGAGAAAGCTGCTGGCGAGGATGacgaggaagaggagaaaggagacgATGCCTgtgaagatgagaaaaaatCCAGCAGCAAAAGTGATGATGAAAAGGATAGCCAGGATCCCCtcaaggagaagaagaaagatgatgatgatggagaAATTGATGATGGAGAAATTGAT GATGATGACTTAGAAGAAGGAGAAGTTAAAGACCCCAGCGACAGAAAAGTGAGGCCACGTCCCACCTGCCGATTCTTCATGAAAG GTCACTGTACCTGGGGCATGAACTGTCGATTTATTCACCCTGGTGTGAATGACAAAGGAAACTACTCCTTGATCTCCAAGCCTGAGCCCTTTTCCCCAAATGGTGCTCCTCCCATTGGCCCTCACCCACTGATGCCGGCCAACCCTTGG GGAGGGCCAGTCGTTGATGAAATCTTACCTCCGCCTCCTCCAGACCCTCCAACAGAAAGTGCCTGGGAGAGAGGACTCCGGCATGCTAAAGAG GTATTAAAAAAGGCAACTATGAGAAAAGAACAGGAGCCTGACTTTGAGGAAAAGAGGTTCACTGTGACTATTGGAGAAGACGAGCGTGAATTTGACAAAGAAAACGAGTTCTTCCGCGACTGGAATTACTGCATCACCAGAGACATCAGAGATCCAGCGTAA